The Variovorax paradoxus genome window below encodes:
- a CDS encoding aldehyde dehydrogenase family protein, whose product MPNTPNDPSRPAILSRDTRLLIGGEWTPARSGQTFESIDPSTGQVIARLAQGGEADIDDAVAAARQAFEGPWRGTKPVERQRLLLAIADLIDRHREELAYLQSLEFGGPISVVRAGMGRPTGLLRFYAGMATAIHGETIENSLPGHFLSYALKEPIGVVGAITPWNGPLSVCITKIAPAIAAGCTVVLKPSEEASLAAVRLGELAVEAGVPPGVLNIVTGAGDAGAALAAHPGVDKLGFTGSTVTGQAIIRASAGNVKRLSLELGGKSPDIVFADADLDAAARGAAMAVFANSGQICCAGSRLLVERSIHDEFVERVAAVGRSLKIGHSLDPATQIGPLVSRKQLDRVCGYLDAGPREGAQLVSGGNRCDDDALRDGFFVPPTVFAGVRNDMRIAREEIFGPVISAIPFDDADQALAIANDTPFGLGAGVWTRDVKKAHRVSGALRSGTVWINCYLQMDPSIPFGGYRMSGYGREFGTRHIDEFMQLKSVVLDMG is encoded by the coding sequence ATGCCCAACACCCCCAACGACCCCTCGCGTCCCGCCATCCTGTCGCGCGACACGCGCCTGCTGATCGGCGGCGAATGGACCCCCGCGCGTTCCGGCCAGACCTTCGAGTCGATCGATCCTTCGACCGGCCAGGTCATCGCGCGGCTGGCCCAAGGCGGCGAAGCCGACATCGACGATGCCGTGGCGGCGGCGCGCCAGGCCTTCGAAGGCCCGTGGCGCGGCACCAAGCCGGTGGAGCGCCAGCGCCTGCTGCTGGCCATCGCCGACCTCATCGACCGGCACAGGGAAGAGCTGGCCTACCTGCAGTCGCTGGAATTCGGCGGCCCGATCAGCGTGGTGCGCGCGGGCATGGGCCGCCCCACCGGCCTGCTGCGCTTCTATGCGGGCATGGCGACGGCGATCCATGGCGAGACCATCGAGAACTCGCTGCCCGGCCACTTCCTGAGCTATGCGCTGAAGGAGCCGATCGGCGTGGTGGGTGCCATCACGCCGTGGAACGGTCCGCTGAGCGTGTGCATCACGAAGATCGCGCCGGCGATCGCGGCGGGTTGCACGGTGGTGCTCAAGCCGTCGGAAGAGGCATCGCTCGCCGCCGTGAGGCTGGGGGAACTCGCTGTGGAGGCGGGGGTGCCGCCCGGCGTGCTCAACATCGTCACCGGCGCGGGCGATGCCGGCGCGGCGCTCGCGGCGCATCCCGGTGTCGACAAGCTCGGCTTCACCGGCTCCACCGTCACGGGGCAGGCGATCATCCGCGCCTCGGCGGGCAACGTGAAGCGGCTCTCGCTCGAGCTCGGCGGCAAGTCGCCTGACATCGTCTTCGCCGATGCCGACCTCGACGCCGCGGCGCGCGGCGCCGCGATGGCGGTGTTCGCGAACTCGGGCCAGATCTGCTGCGCGGGGTCGCGCCTGCTGGTCGAGCGTTCGATCCACGACGAATTCGTCGAGCGCGTGGCCGCGGTCGGCCGCTCGCTCAAGATCGGCCACAGCCTGGACCCGGCCACCCAGATCGGTCCGCTGGTCTCGCGCAAGCAGCTCGATCGCGTCTGCGGCTACCTCGACGCCGGCCCGCGCGAGGGCGCGCAGCTCGTCTCGGGCGGCAACCGGTGCGACGACGATGCATTGCGCGACGGCTTCTTCGTGCCGCCGACGGTGTTCGCGGGCGTGCGCAACGACATGCGCATCGCACGCGAGGAGATCTTCGGCCCCGTGATCTCCGCAATTCCCTTCGACGACGCGGACCAGGCCCTGGCGATCGCCAACGACACGCCCTTCGGTCTCGGCGCGGGCGTGTGGACGCGCGATGTGAAGAAGGCGCATCGCGTCAGCGGCGCGCTGCGTTCGGGCACCGTCTGGATCAACTGCTACCTGCAGATGGACCCGTCGATCCCCTTCGGCGGCTATCGCATGAGCGGCTATGGGCGCGAGTTCGGCACGCGCCACATCGACGAGTTCATGCAGCTCAAGTCGGTGGTGCTCGACATGGGCTGA
- a CDS encoding thiolase domain-containing protein, which produces MPVQRPYPACIVGAYEHPTRHAPDKSVAQLHAECARGALDDAGLGFADVDGYFCAADAPAGVPALMADYMNLKVRHVDGTESGGCSYISHVGRAAQAIAQGRCSVALVTLAGKPRSGGQATGTELRVLPADRPWSAWESPYGWTVSGIYANFACRHMHEHGTTSEQLAWVKVAASMHAQHNPHALLRKVFTVEDVLNSPMVADPLHRLDCCVITDGGGALVVTRPEIARTLRRPMVAVRGFGETVRTGEAGDFDMLRTGAAISGRDAFESAGLTPSDVKYASIYDNFTIMVILQLEDLGFCARGEGGRFVADGGLVSGVGRLPWNTDGGGLCNNHPQNRGGMTKVIEAVRQLRGEAHAAVQVPNCDIAMATGPGMVFGIGHSHATLLMERTS; this is translated from the coding sequence ATGCCGGTGCAACGACCCTATCCGGCCTGCATCGTCGGCGCCTACGAACATCCCACGCGCCACGCGCCCGACAAGTCGGTGGCGCAACTGCATGCCGAGTGCGCACGCGGCGCGCTCGACGACGCCGGCCTGGGCTTCGCCGATGTCGACGGCTACTTCTGCGCCGCCGACGCACCCGCCGGCGTTCCCGCGCTGATGGCCGACTACATGAACCTCAAGGTGCGGCACGTCGACGGCACCGAGTCGGGTGGCTGTTCGTACATCAGCCACGTGGGCCGTGCCGCGCAGGCGATCGCCCAGGGGCGCTGCTCGGTCGCGCTCGTCACGCTGGCCGGCAAGCCGCGCAGTGGTGGCCAGGCGACGGGCACCGAGTTGCGCGTGCTGCCCGCGGACCGGCCCTGGTCGGCCTGGGAGAGCCCCTACGGCTGGACCGTGAGCGGCATCTACGCCAACTTCGCCTGCCGCCACATGCACGAGCACGGCACCACCAGCGAGCAACTGGCCTGGGTCAAGGTGGCGGCGTCGATGCATGCGCAGCACAACCCGCATGCGCTGCTGCGCAAGGTCTTCACCGTCGAGGACGTGCTGAACTCGCCGATGGTGGCCGATCCCCTGCATCGGCTCGACTGCTGCGTGATCACCGACGGCGGCGGCGCGCTGGTGGTGACGCGTCCCGAGATCGCGCGAACCCTGCGCCGCCCGATGGTGGCGGTGCGAGGCTTCGGCGAGACGGTGCGCACCGGCGAGGCCGGCGACTTCGACATGCTGCGCACCGGCGCGGCGATCTCCGGGCGCGACGCCTTCGAATCGGCGGGCCTCACGCCGAGCGACGTGAAATACGCGTCCATCTACGACAACTTCACCATCATGGTGATCCTGCAGCTGGAAGACCTGGGCTTCTGCGCCCGCGGCGAGGGCGGCCGCTTCGTCGCGGATGGCGGCCTGGTCTCGGGCGTCGGGCGCCTGCCATGGAACACCGATGGCGGTGGCCTGTGCAACAACCATCCGCAGAACCGGGGCGGCATGACCAAGGTGATCGAGGCCGTGCGGCAGTTGCGCGGCGAGGCGCATGCGGCCGTGCAGGTGCCGAACTGCGACATCGCGATGGCCACCGGTCCCGGCATGGTGTTCGGCATCGGCCATTCGCACGCCACCCTTTTGATGGAGCGCACCTCATGA
- a CDS encoding tripartite tricarboxylate transporter substrate binding protein has translation MKIDNPLAGHTKRRRLLAATALMLVSSALPALADTYPSKPIRMIVPYLAGGVTDVMARQFATVMSDKLGQQIVVDNKPGANTLIATQAAATAPPDGYTIFFMDLSLLSYNAYLYKQQPYELTRDFVPVTSVAEIPLGLAVNNFVPANNVKEFIAYAKANPGKMNYSSTASGGLPHLAMENLKSVAGIEMTHVPYKGAAAAITDMIGGQVQAMFNDVSTSVQYVNAGRMKVLAISGDKRMPRMPDVPTFAELGMPKLSTAAFMGIVAPARTPPAAIARLDAAIREASKSPAVVEYLQTNNLVPRVTSGAELGGIMATEQKKWRELVTRLDLKVD, from the coding sequence ATGAAGATCGACAACCCCCTCGCCGGGCACACGAAGCGCCGCCGCCTGCTCGCCGCCACGGCGCTGATGCTGGTGTCGAGCGCGCTGCCCGCGCTCGCGGACACCTACCCTTCCAAGCCGATCCGCATGATCGTGCCCTACCTGGCCGGCGGCGTCACCGACGTGATGGCGCGCCAGTTCGCCACCGTCATGAGCGACAAGCTGGGCCAGCAGATCGTGGTCGACAACAAGCCCGGCGCGAACACGCTCATCGCGACGCAGGCCGCCGCCACCGCGCCGCCCGATGGCTACACCATCTTCTTCATGGACCTGTCGCTGCTCTCGTACAACGCCTACCTCTACAAGCAGCAGCCCTACGAACTCACGCGCGACTTCGTGCCGGTGACCTCGGTCGCGGAGATTCCGCTGGGCCTGGCCGTCAACAACTTCGTGCCCGCGAACAACGTCAAGGAATTCATCGCCTACGCCAAGGCCAACCCGGGCAAGATGAACTACTCCAGCACCGCGTCGGGCGGCCTGCCGCACCTTGCCATGGAGAACCTGAAATCGGTGGCCGGCATCGAAATGACGCACGTGCCGTACAAGGGCGCCGCGGCGGCCATCACCGACATGATCGGTGGGCAGGTGCAGGCCATGTTCAACGACGTGTCGACCTCGGTGCAGTACGTGAACGCGGGCCGCATGAAGGTGCTGGCCATCTCGGGCGACAAGCGCATGCCCCGAATGCCCGACGTGCCGACCTTCGCCGAACTCGGCATGCCCAAGCTCAGCACGGCCGCGTTCATGGGCATCGTGGCACCGGCCAGGACGCCGCCGGCGGCCATCGCCAGGCTCGACGCCGCGATCCGCGAGGCCTCGAAGAGCCCGGCCGTGGTGGAGTACCTGCAGACCAACAACCTGGTGCCGCGCGTCACCTCGGGCGCGGAGCTCGGCGGCATCATGGCCACCGAGCAGAAGAAGTGGCGCGAGCTCGTGACCAGGCTCGACCTGAAGGTCGACTGA
- a CDS encoding Zn-ribbon domain-containing OB-fold protein — protein MTKPDVEQAAAGALERTLRDPYVQAFPETQAFWRASAAGQLLLPRCRACSRWHWHPRAFCPFCHADALDWIEASGLGEVYSFSIVRRTGAPYVLAYVRLEEGPILMTNIVDTDLGDVRVGMPVAVRFRATEQGRMAPVFSARP, from the coding sequence ATGACGAAGCCCGACGTCGAGCAGGCGGCGGCCGGTGCGCTCGAGCGCACGCTGCGGGACCCCTACGTCCAGGCCTTTCCCGAGACCCAGGCCTTCTGGCGTGCCAGTGCCGCGGGGCAACTGCTGCTTCCGCGCTGCCGCGCGTGTTCGCGATGGCACTGGCATCCGCGCGCGTTCTGCCCGTTCTGCCATGCCGATGCGCTCGACTGGATCGAGGCATCGGGCCTGGGCGAGGTCTACAGCTTCTCGATCGTCAGGCGTACCGGCGCGCCCTATGTGCTGGCCTATGTGCGCCTCGAGGAGGGCCCGATCCTGATGACCAACATCGTCGACACCGACCTCGGCGACGTGCGTGTCGGCATGCCTGTCGCGGTGCGTTTTCGCGCGACCGAGCAAGGCCGCATGGCACCGGTGTTCAGCGCCCGGCCCTGA